A single Actinomadura algeriensis DNA region contains:
- a CDS encoding ArsR/SmtB family transcription factor encodes MSSLDGLAPAAALFHSLADPVRLSIVQRLARGEARVVDLTRELGMAQSTVSKHLGCLRGCKLVDYRAEGRQSFYFVAVPELLDLLRSAEHLLAATDRAVALCPTCGTDGDAQAGGRGPGEAVRA; translated from the coding sequence ATGAGTTCGTTGGACGGGCTGGCGCCCGCGGCGGCCCTGTTCCATTCGCTGGCCGATCCCGTCCGCCTGTCGATCGTGCAGCGGCTGGCCCGGGGCGAGGCACGGGTGGTGGACCTGACCCGGGAACTGGGGATGGCGCAGTCCACGGTGTCGAAGCATCTGGGGTGCCTGCGCGGGTGCAAGCTGGTCGACTACCGCGCCGAGGGCCGCCAGTCGTTCTACTTCGTCGCCGTCCCGGAACTGCTGGACCTGCTGCGCTCGGCCGAGCACCTGCTGGCCGCCACCGACCGCGCCGTGGCGCTGTGCCCGACCTGCGGCACGGACGGCGACGCGCAGGCGGGCGGCCGCGGGCCCGGGGAAGCGGTACGGGCATGA
- a CDS encoding cytochrome P450: MSEQHVRLPRSRPLAPPPPGSGLKAVPGHPGMPVVGEALRFMRDFEGLARARYSAYGPVSWGGFLGRRGVLAQGPEAAETILSGRDPAFAAAPVNRWYFGPLLPGALLMFDGEPHREQRRLMGQAFTRPRMRRYHEAMRPGIESAVARWRPGPAFRLYDHVERFTFDLAAEVFMGVGADDENTARIAVAFRDLMQAPFTCVRFRVPGLPRLRWAKGLRARALLEDFLYARLPAGRRGDGDDLFTALCQAEEEDGGRRFGDREVVDHMIHLLQAAHDTTTITIAAMAYFLGREPAWQERLRAEARSVLGDPGTPGVAYADLPRLALTGQVMKESLRLVSPVLGQIRQTVADAALLGHHVPAGTTVFVPTLTNQRLPQYWPDPERFDPGRFAPERGEDAVHRYAWAPFGGGVHKCIGLHFADMQVKAIMSEMLRRYRWRLPAGTGWPFGIGTLTTVRDGLPIVLERLPSAVRSVRDE, encoded by the coding sequence GTGTCCGAGCAGCACGTCCGCCTGCCGCGTTCTCGCCCGCTCGCACCGCCGCCGCCCGGCAGCGGGCTGAAGGCCGTCCCGGGGCATCCGGGGATGCCGGTGGTGGGCGAGGCGCTGCGGTTCATGCGCGATTTCGAGGGTCTGGCACGGGCCCGCTACTCCGCGTACGGGCCGGTGAGCTGGGGCGGGTTCCTCGGCCGGCGCGGCGTCCTGGCGCAGGGCCCGGAGGCGGCCGAGACGATCCTGTCCGGCCGCGACCCGGCGTTCGCGGCCGCGCCCGTCAACCGCTGGTACTTCGGGCCGCTGCTGCCGGGGGCGCTGCTCATGTTCGACGGGGAGCCGCACCGCGAGCAGCGGCGGCTGATGGGGCAGGCGTTCACCCGCCCCCGGATGCGCCGGTACCACGAGGCGATGCGGCCCGGGATCGAGTCGGCGGTCGCCCGCTGGCGGCCGGGCCCGGCGTTCCGCCTGTACGACCATGTCGAGCGGTTCACCTTCGACCTGGCGGCGGAGGTGTTCATGGGCGTCGGGGCGGACGACGAGAACACCGCGCGGATCGCGGTGGCGTTCCGGGACCTGATGCAGGCGCCGTTCACCTGCGTGCGGTTCCGCGTCCCCGGGCTGCCGCGCCTGCGCTGGGCGAAGGGACTGCGGGCGCGGGCCCTGCTGGAGGACTTCCTGTACGCCCGGTTGCCCGCCGGGCGGCGCGGCGACGGTGACGACCTGTTCACCGCGCTGTGCCAGGCCGAGGAGGAGGACGGCGGCCGCCGGTTCGGCGACCGCGAGGTGGTCGACCACATGATCCACCTGCTGCAGGCGGCGCACGACACGACCACGATCACGATCGCGGCCATGGCGTACTTCCTGGGCAGGGAACCGGCCTGGCAGGAACGCCTGCGGGCGGAGGCGCGGTCGGTGCTCGGAGATCCGGGGACGCCCGGCGTCGCGTACGCCGACCTGCCGCGGCTGGCCCTGACCGGCCAGGTCATGAAGGAGTCGCTGCGGCTGGTGTCGCCGGTGCTGGGGCAGATCCGGCAGACGGTCGCGGACGCGGCGCTCCTCGGCCACCACGTCCCGGCGGGCACGACGGTGTTCGTCCCGACCCTCACCAACCAGCGGCTGCCGCAGTACTGGCCCGATCCCGAACGGTTCGATCCGGGCCGCTTCGCGCCCGAACGCGGCGAGGACGCCGTTCACCGCTACGCGTGGGCCCCGTTCGGCGGCGGCGTCCACAAGTGCATCGGGCTGCACTTCGCCGACATGCAGGTCAAGGCGATCATGAGCGAGATGCTGCGCCGGTACCGGTGGCGGCTGCCCGCCGGAACCGGGTGGCCGTTCGGGATCGGCACGCTTACGACGGTGCGCGACGGCCTGCCGATCGTGCTCGAACGCCTGCCGTCCGCCGTCCGTTCCGTCCGGGACGAGTGA
- a CDS encoding MMPL family transporter: MRGRHARGRAVDLIRRWRARIVVAALLGAVAAGVFGAGTADRVTAAGGGAPASEAARAAAVPGSPVAAGNVALLYRSAGRTAADPRFAGAVRASLAAVPPALVREPPPSAARRVSRDGRAVLVVLRLSARDALARARAFEQVESRADVPALGAAGVRLSLGGDVAADVQITEAAADDLARVELLAFPLLLLMLVVVFRGFAAAALPLLLGGLSVAFSLAALRALTSVVEVSSLALNIVTMLGLGLAVDYALFVVSRFREELAGGADERTALARTCASAVRTVAVSGAIVMLSLAGLLCVPFTALRSVGIGGMTVVAINVAVALLVLPALLALLGRRVGAPGAGRRFGRVPRPDGTGPWARAARQVMRHPVAALAGAVAVLALAGAPFLHAQYGLSVTSMLPPGSPAQAVAESVEDDFPGAVPFAVAAVLPSGGAAGPSLGGYLAAVERVPGVDGAAPVASGRDGAVHVAIASRLEPGSEAARDVVRAVRDLPPPEDARVLVGGATAQVMDDLDVIVGALKWTLLIIVVSTGALLGAAFRSVVLPVKALAVAALSLTASLGVLVWGFQDGGLAPLGVPATGHLSSTTPILVLAVAFGLSVDYEMFLLSRVREEWLRTGDNTRAVAAGLQRTGGIITSAALLMMIVTGALATARVVPVAMVGVGLTVAIAVDATVVRLVLVPATMRLMGHRNWWFPFARRAVTAGGARTAARSEKVGA, translated from the coding sequence ATGCGCGGGCGGCACGCGCGCGGCCGCGCCGTGGACCTGATCCGGCGGTGGCGGGCGCGCATCGTCGTCGCGGCGCTGCTGGGCGCCGTCGCGGCGGGGGTCTTCGGGGCGGGGACGGCGGACCGGGTCACCGCGGCCGGGGGCGGTGCCCCGGCGTCGGAGGCGGCGCGGGCGGCGGCCGTGCCGGGCAGCCCCGTCGCCGCCGGGAACGTCGCGCTGCTCTACCGGTCGGCGGGGCGCACCGCCGCCGACCCCCGGTTCGCGGGCGCGGTACGGGCGAGCCTGGCCGCGGTGCCGCCCGCGCTCGTCCGGGAGCCGCCGCCGTCCGCCGCGCGCCGGGTGTCGCGGGACGGCCGGGCGGTGCTGGTCGTGCTGCGGCTGTCCGCGCGCGACGCGCTCGCGCGGGCCCGCGCGTTCGAGCAGGTCGAGAGCCGTGCGGACGTGCCCGCGCTGGGCGCCGCCGGGGTGCGGCTGTCGCTCGGCGGGGACGTCGCGGCGGACGTCCAGATCACCGAGGCCGCGGCGGACGATCTCGCGCGGGTGGAGCTGCTGGCGTTCCCGCTGCTGCTGCTGATGCTGGTCGTGGTGTTCCGCGGGTTCGCGGCGGCCGCGCTGCCGCTGCTGCTCGGCGGGCTGTCGGTGGCGTTCTCGCTGGCCGCGCTGCGGGCGCTGACGTCGGTGGTGGAGGTGTCGTCCCTCGCGCTGAACATCGTCACGATGCTGGGGCTGGGCCTGGCGGTGGACTACGCCCTGTTCGTCGTCAGCCGGTTCCGCGAGGAACTGGCGGGCGGGGCGGACGAGCGGACCGCGCTGGCGCGCACCTGCGCGAGCGCTGTCCGCACGGTCGCGGTGTCGGGCGCGATCGTCATGCTGTCGCTGGCGGGGCTGCTGTGCGTGCCGTTCACGGCGCTGCGGTCGGTCGGCATCGGCGGGATGACGGTCGTGGCGATCAACGTCGCGGTGGCGCTGCTCGTGCTGCCCGCGCTGCTGGCGCTGCTGGGCCGCCGGGTCGGCGCGCCGGGCGCGGGCCGGCGGTTCGGGCGCGTCCCGCGGCCGGACGGGACGGGCCCGTGGGCCCGCGCGGCCCGGCAGGTGATGCGGCACCCGGTGGCCGCGCTGGCCGGGGCGGTCGCGGTGCTGGCGCTGGCGGGGGCGCCGTTCCTGCACGCCCAGTACGGCCTGAGCGTCACCTCGATGCTTCCGCCGGGGTCCCCGGCGCAGGCCGTCGCGGAGTCGGTGGAGGACGACTTCCCCGGCGCGGTCCCGTTCGCGGTCGCCGCCGTCCTGCCGTCCGGCGGGGCCGCCGGGCCGTCCCTCGGCGGCTACCTGGCCGCGGTGGAGCGGGTGCCCGGCGTGGACGGCGCGGCCCCGGTCGCATCGGGACGGGACGGCGCGGTGCACGTCGCGATCGCCTCGAGGCTCGAACCGGGGTCCGAAGCGGCGCGCGACGTCGTCCGCGCCGTCCGGGACCTGCCGCCGCCGGAGGACGCGCGGGTGCTCGTGGGCGGCGCGACCGCCCAGGTGATGGACGACCTGGACGTGATCGTCGGGGCGCTGAAGTGGACGCTGCTGATCATCGTGGTGAGCACGGGGGCGCTGCTGGGGGCGGCGTTCCGGTCGGTGGTGCTGCCGGTCAAGGCGCTGGCGGTGGCGGCGCTGTCGCTCACCGCGTCGCTCGGGGTGCTGGTGTGGGGGTTCCAGGACGGCGGGCTGGCGCCGCTGGGCGTGCCCGCGACCGGGCACCTGTCGTCCACCACGCCCATCCTGGTGCTGGCGGTGGCGTTCGGGCTGTCGGTCGACTACGAGATGTTCCTGCTCAGCCGCGTGCGGGAGGAGTGGCTGCGCACCGGCGACAACACCCGGGCGGTCGCCGCCGGGCTGCAGCGCACGGGCGGCATCATCACCAGCGCCGCGCTGCTGATGATGATCGTGACCGGGGCGCTGGCGACCGCGCGGGTCGTGCCGGTGGCGATGGTCGGCGTCGGGCTCACCGTGGCGATCGCGGTGGACGCGACCGTGGTGCGGCTCGTGCTCGTCCCCGCGACGATGCGGCTCATGGGCCACCGGAACTGGTGGTTCCCGTTCGCCCGCCGCGCCGTCACGGCGGGCGGCGCCCGGACGGCGGCCCGATCGGAGAAGGTCGGAGCGTGA
- a CDS encoding VOC family protein: protein MACRISELVLGCRDPEVLARFWCEVLDFVVLDREGDGTLEIGPREGFGGPQPTIILSHREEPEQGKPRLHIDVNATDRDQDAELERLLALGARPADIGQTGDEPWHVLADPEGNEFCLLKARLSPL, encoded by the coding sequence ATGGCATGCCGGATCAGCGAACTAGTGCTCGGTTGCCGCGATCCCGAGGTGCTGGCGCGATTCTGGTGCGAGGTCCTGGACTTCGTCGTGCTCGATCGCGAGGGCGACGGCACGCTGGAGATCGGCCCGCGCGAGGGGTTCGGCGGCCCGCAGCCGACGATCATCCTCAGCCACCGGGAGGAGCCGGAGCAGGGCAAGCCCCGGCTGCACATCGACGTCAACGCCACCGACCGCGACCAGGACGCCGAGCTCGAGCGCCTGCTGGCGCTCGGCGCGCGCCCCGCGGACATCGGGCAGACCGGCGACGAGCCGTGGCACGTCCTGGCCGACCCCGAAGGCAACGAGTTCTGCCTGCTCAAGGCCCGCCTGTCCCCCCTCTGA
- a CDS encoding AMP-binding protein: MIVPFSVSDFVDRAVQVYGERTAVIDEPDQPAPPLGAPTYAEFGALARRQAAFLDGLGVGFGDRVAVVGQNSGRLLTSFFGVSGFGRVLVPVNFRLRPDEVRYIVEHSGARVLYVDPELDEALRDVPAEHRFVLGDDGDLFAPEGAEPEPWDPDENATATINYTSGTTARPKGVRLTHRNLWTNAVTFALHAGVTDRDVYLHTLPQFHANGWGMPFAMTGLGVPHVILRKVDGAEILRRVERHGVTVMCAAPAVVAAILDAARDWDGEIPGRDRVRIIVAGAPPPTRTVQRVQEELGWEFIQIYGLTETSPLLTVNRTRAEWDDLDPADRAAKLIRAGAPALGTRLKVEVPDGDEHGTGEVLARSNVVMDGYWRQPAETDAALGDGWFRTGDGGDIGDDGYLSISDRKKDVIITGGENVSSIEVEDVLFSHPAVAEVAVIGVPDDKWGETVKALVVLAPGAAATEADLIRWCKDRAAGYKAPTSVEFREELARTATGKLQKFKLRAPYWSDNDRKVN; this comes from the coding sequence GTGATCGTCCCCTTCAGCGTTTCCGACTTCGTCGACCGGGCCGTGCAGGTGTACGGCGAGCGCACCGCCGTCATCGACGAGCCGGACCAGCCGGCCCCGCCCCTCGGCGCGCCCACCTACGCCGAGTTCGGCGCGCTGGCCCGCAGGCAGGCGGCGTTCCTCGACGGCCTCGGGGTCGGCTTCGGCGACCGGGTCGCGGTCGTCGGCCAGAACAGCGGACGGCTGCTGACGTCGTTCTTCGGCGTGTCCGGGTTCGGGCGCGTGCTGGTCCCGGTGAACTTCCGCCTCCGCCCGGACGAGGTCCGCTACATCGTCGAGCACTCCGGCGCCCGCGTCCTCTACGTCGACCCCGAACTCGACGAGGCGTTGCGGGACGTGCCGGCCGAGCACCGGTTCGTCCTCGGCGACGACGGCGACCTGTTCGCCCCCGAGGGCGCCGAACCGGAGCCGTGGGACCCCGACGAGAACGCCACCGCGACGATCAACTACACGTCGGGCACCACCGCCCGTCCCAAGGGCGTCCGGCTCACCCACCGCAACCTGTGGACGAACGCCGTCACGTTCGCCCTGCACGCGGGCGTGACCGACCGCGACGTCTACCTGCACACCCTCCCGCAGTTCCACGCCAACGGCTGGGGGATGCCGTTCGCGATGACGGGCCTCGGCGTCCCCCACGTCATCCTGCGCAAGGTCGACGGCGCGGAGATCCTGCGGCGCGTGGAGCGGCACGGCGTCACGGTGATGTGCGCCGCGCCCGCCGTGGTCGCCGCGATCCTGGACGCCGCGCGGGACTGGGACGGCGAGATCCCCGGCCGCGACCGGGTCCGCATCATCGTGGCCGGTGCGCCGCCGCCGACCCGGACCGTCCAGCGGGTGCAGGAGGAACTCGGCTGGGAGTTCATCCAGATCTACGGCCTCACCGAGACGTCCCCGCTGCTGACGGTCAACCGGACCCGCGCCGAGTGGGACGACCTCGACCCCGCCGACCGCGCCGCGAAGCTGATCCGCGCGGGTGCGCCCGCCCTCGGCACCCGGCTGAAGGTCGAGGTCCCCGACGGCGACGAGCACGGCACCGGCGAGGTGCTGGCCCGCTCGAACGTCGTGATGGACGGCTACTGGCGGCAGCCCGCCGAGACCGACGCGGCCCTCGGCGACGGCTGGTTCCGTACCGGCGACGGCGGCGACATCGGCGACGACGGGTACCTGTCCATCAGCGACCGCAAGAAGGACGTCATCATCACCGGCGGCGAGAACGTCTCCTCGATCGAGGTCGAGGACGTCCTGTTCTCCCACCCCGCCGTCGCCGAGGTCGCCGTCATCGGCGTCCCCGACGACAAGTGGGGCGAGACCGTGAAGGCCCTCGTCGTCCTCGCGCCCGGCGCGGCCGCGACCGAGGCCGACCTGATCCGCTGGTGCAAGGACCGCGCCGCCGGATACAAGGCACCGACGTCCGTGGAGTTCCGCGAAGAACTGGCCCGCACCGCGACCGGCAAACTGCAGAAGTTCAAACTGCGCGCCCCCTACTGGAGCGACAACGACCGCAAGGTCAACTGA
- a CDS encoding HSP90 family protein, which translates to MSSQEPTNTRNFNVDLRGIVDLLSRHLYSSPRVYVRELLQNAVDALTARGAGTSASAPVRFETGGGELRVHDAGIGLTEPQVHELLATIGNSSKRDELGLARHDFLGQFGIGLLSCFLVADEIEVVTRSAAEAGAPAVVWRGHADGHYTVEPGERDEPGTTVVLRARRDFEHWLEASTVRELVRHYGAMLPHDVRVDGERVTDATPPWERGREELLGYGTRLLGAVPFDAIELSVPEAGLRGTAFVLPFESNPSERAAHRVYLKRMLLGDRVESVLPEWAFFVRCVLDAGELRPTASREQLYDDELLAVTRERLGDALRAWLVGLAATDPERMREFLAVHYRGVMALAVHDVEMLRIVDDQVPFETSEGRLTLGELRARHRAIRYTPRVEEFRQLSGIAAAQGIALVNGGYTYHIEILHRLRRLDPGLDVRRLEASELATRLDPVGPGVEFAARDFLDTARRTLAGRGCEPLLRSFSPAALPVLYLEGAPGGHGAGEDVDGVWAEFIETGEKAERDGPRLVFNHRNPIVARLTSTANDRVVELSVEAMYGYAMLTGNRPLRPDDVAGVNRAFLGLVEHAVREG; encoded by the coding sequence ATGAGCAGTCAGGAACCAACGAACACGCGCAACTTCAACGTCGATCTGCGCGGGATCGTCGATCTGCTGAGCCGGCACCTCTACAGCAGCCCGCGCGTGTACGTGCGGGAACTGCTGCAGAACGCGGTGGACGCGCTGACCGCGCGCGGCGCCGGGACGAGCGCGTCCGCGCCGGTCCGGTTCGAGACCGGCGGCGGGGAGCTGCGCGTCCACGACGCGGGGATCGGGCTGACCGAGCCGCAGGTGCACGAGCTGCTCGCGACGATCGGGAACTCCTCCAAGCGGGACGAGCTGGGGCTGGCGCGGCACGACTTCCTCGGGCAGTTCGGCATCGGGCTGCTGTCGTGCTTCCTCGTCGCCGACGAGATCGAGGTCGTGACGCGCAGCGCCGCCGAGGCCGGGGCCCCGGCCGTCGTGTGGCGGGGGCACGCCGACGGGCACTACACCGTGGAGCCGGGCGAGCGGGACGAGCCCGGGACGACGGTCGTGCTGCGGGCCCGCCGCGACTTCGAGCACTGGCTCGAGGCGTCCACGGTGCGGGAGCTGGTGCGGCACTACGGGGCGATGCTGCCGCACGACGTCCGGGTCGACGGGGAGCGTGTCACCGACGCGACGCCGCCGTGGGAGCGGGGCCGCGAGGAGCTCCTCGGGTACGGGACGCGGCTGCTGGGCGCGGTGCCGTTCGACGCGATCGAGCTGTCGGTGCCGGAGGCGGGCCTGCGCGGCACGGCGTTCGTCCTGCCGTTCGAGAGCAACCCGAGCGAGCGGGCCGCGCACCGGGTGTACCTGAAGCGGATGCTGCTGGGCGACCGGGTGGAGAGCGTCCTGCCCGAGTGGGCGTTCTTCGTGCGGTGCGTCCTGGACGCCGGGGAGCTGCGGCCGACGGCGAGCCGCGAGCAGCTCTACGACGACGAGCTGCTCGCGGTGACGCGGGAACGGCTCGGCGACGCGCTGCGCGCCTGGCTGGTGGGGCTCGCGGCGACCGACCCGGAACGGATGCGGGAGTTCCTGGCGGTGCACTACCGCGGGGTGATGGCGCTGGCGGTGCACGACGTCGAGATGCTGCGGATCGTCGACGACCAGGTCCCGTTCGAGACGAGCGAGGGGCGGCTCACGCTCGGCGAGCTGCGGGCGCGGCACCGCGCGATCCGGTACACGCCGCGGGTCGAGGAGTTCCGGCAGCTGTCGGGAATCGCCGCCGCGCAGGGCATCGCGCTCGTCAACGGCGGCTACACCTACCACATCGAGATCCTGCACCGGCTGCGGCGCCTCGACCCGGGGCTGGACGTCCGGAGGCTGGAGGCGTCGGAGCTGGCGACGCGGCTCGACCCGGTCGGCCCCGGCGTGGAGTTCGCCGCCCGCGACTTCCTCGACACCGCGCGGCGGACCCTCGCGGGGCGAGGCTGCGAGCCGCTGCTGCGGTCGTTCTCCCCCGCCGCGCTGCCCGTCCTGTACCTGGAGGGCGCGCCCGGCGGGCACGGCGCCGGCGAAGACGTGGACGGCGTCTGGGCCGAGTTCATCGAGACCGGGGAGAAGGCGGAACGGGACGGGCCGCGGCTGGTGTTCAACCACCGCAACCCGATCGTCGCGCGGCTGACCAGCACCGCGAACGACCGGGTC